One Desulfobulbus propionicus DSM 2032 DNA segment encodes these proteins:
- a CDS encoding chemotaxis protein CheW translates to MAQRQISGEERSLQALLETIDYETATARAQDMALLKEQSTRNMRKRTPHIAFILGDHEMALPIDGIQEVGDLPSVTPLPHLPLWIKGIVQIRGEILSAIDLVTLFEMKDTRRVSTQQSFIYFKQQELKFCLVVNRIIGVVNIDEKRDRLNEHNLHSDGEMIGLAELMKGILSVNNRNIYIIDSDRLGRSSRIMQWR, encoded by the coding sequence ATGGCCCAACGGCAGATTTCCGGTGAAGAGAGGTCTCTGCAAGCACTTCTTGAAACTATCGATTACGAAACTGCGACCGCTCGAGCGCAGGATATGGCATTGCTCAAAGAGCAGTCCACGAGAAATATGCGTAAAAGAACACCGCATATTGCATTTATCCTCGGCGATCACGAGATGGCGCTCCCTATTGATGGCATCCAAGAGGTCGGCGATCTGCCCAGCGTGACACCATTGCCTCATCTCCCTTTGTGGATCAAAGGAATTGTGCAAATTCGAGGAGAAATTCTTTCTGCCATCGATCTCGTCACTCTTTTTGAAATGAAGGACACTCGAAGAGTGAGTACCCAACAATCTTTTATTTATTTTAAACAGCAGGAGTTGAAATTTTGTCTAGTCGTCAACAGGATTATCGGCGTGGTCAATATCGATGAAAAGCGTGATCGTCTTAACGAGCATAACTTGCATTCGGATGGTGAGATGATAGGCCTTGCTGAGTTGATGAAAGGAATTTTAAGCGTGAATAATAGAAATATCTATATCATTGACAGTGATCGCTTGGGGCGATCGTCGCGGATCATGCAATGGCGATAA
- a CDS encoding response regulator transcription factor, protein MAKGKILVVDDSPTQLNMMRAPFEENGYQVVTAVDGEEAVAMVETENPLLVVLDVIMPKLNGFQACRKIKTMRENLPVILLTSKNQKSDEFWGKKQGADVYMTKPFNSQELFDNAVKLLS, encoded by the coding sequence ATGGCAAAGGGAAAGATCCTTGTTGTAGACGATAGTCCAACCCAGCTCAATATGATGCGAGCTCCGTTTGAAGAGAATGGATATCAGGTCGTTACCGCAGTCGATGGCGAGGAAGCGGTGGCAATGGTGGAAACGGAAAATCCGTTGTTGGTGGTTTTGGACGTTATTATGCCGAAACTCAATGGTTTTCAAGCATGTCGCAAAATTAAGACGATGAGGGAAAATCTACCCGTCATCCTGCTCACATCAAAGAATCAGAAAAGTGACGAATTCTGGGGAAAGAAACAGGGCGCTGACGTGTATATGACGAAACCATTTAACAGTCAGGAGTTGTTCGACAACGCGGTGAAGCTGCTTTCCTGA
- a CDS encoding response regulator: MAIMTKKIDGFSLDNILQIFSLEKKSQTLEIRKEDNNGLLDIHQGELINAQLDRLNGIDAAVEILTWEGVQVEILPLRQVERTITNTVINILLEVSKVKDERKSSFDQSGAGLLISAIEKAEMQQYKESHGDIVQYLKINKNNPEGWIWYSRIQGNVEIMRKALNMANGLDANNEMVKEELLKFNAVAAQLTEQVVRKCYFCWAPLNKNTTICPYCQGCLTISKGTLTQRSEGKIRYFDQARERYSRILKKFPRSLIALYCLGLLSVNTKKYQEALGYLDRAAKIAPEKLLFANQLKLLLDHLAWESSCDAWMEDNVQAAVAVAIEEPRVSTQKVILVVEDSSTTRKVIAITLSRQGYRVVEAADGLEALSKVSEERPDLIMLDVILPKMDGYKILSIIKGNKEFKDIPVIMLTSKDGFISKMKGKMAGSSAYLTKPFDPDKMIAEIKKHI; encoded by the coding sequence ATGGCAATAATGACCAAGAAGATCGACGGCTTTTCCTTGGATAATATTTTGCAGATATTTTCCCTGGAGAAAAAGTCGCAGACACTCGAAATACGTAAAGAGGACAACAACGGTCTCCTTGATATCCATCAGGGTGAATTAATTAATGCTCAACTTGATCGATTAAATGGAATTGATGCGGCTGTTGAAATTCTAACATGGGAAGGTGTGCAAGTAGAAATACTTCCTCTTCGACAAGTAGAAAGAACAATTACCAATACGGTTATTAATATTTTACTCGAAGTTTCAAAAGTAAAAGATGAGCGTAAAAGTTCATTTGATCAATCTGGTGCTGGCTTGCTTATTTCTGCGATTGAAAAAGCGGAGATGCAGCAGTATAAAGAATCTCATGGTGATATTGTCCAGTATCTCAAAATAAATAAAAATAATCCTGAAGGATGGATTTGGTATTCTCGTATTCAAGGCAATGTGGAAATAATGAGAAAAGCTTTGAATATGGCCAATGGTCTTGATGCCAATAACGAAATGGTAAAAGAAGAGCTGCTGAAATTTAATGCAGTAGCTGCTCAACTAACCGAACAGGTCGTGCGAAAATGCTATTTTTGTTGGGCACCTCTTAACAAGAACACCACAATATGTCCCTACTGCCAAGGTTGTTTGACAATATCCAAGGGTACCCTGACCCAAAGAAGTGAGGGCAAGATTCGCTATTTTGATCAGGCAAGGGAACGCTACAGCCGGATTCTTAAAAAATTTCCTCGAAGTCTCATCGCTCTGTATTGTCTTGGCTTACTAAGCGTGAATACAAAAAAATATCAGGAAGCCCTCGGGTATCTTGATAGAGCAGCGAAGATCGCCCCTGAGAAGTTATTGTTCGCCAATCAACTGAAACTCTTGCTTGACCATCTGGCATGGGAATCCTCCTGTGATGCCTGGATGGAGGATAATGTTCAAGCTGCTGTCGCGGTAGCAATTGAAGAACCGAGAGTCAGTACGCAGAAAGTTATCCTTGTCGTTGAAGACAGTTCGACGACCCGAAAGGTAATTGCCATCACTCTCAGTCGCCAAGGTTATCGGGTTGTCGAAGCGGCAGACGGTCTGGAAGCCCTGAGCAAAGTGAGTGAGGAGCGACCAGACCTTATCATGCTCGATGTTATTTTGCCAAAGATGGATGGCTATAAAATCCTTTCAATTATTAAGGGAAATAAAGAATTTAAAGATATTCCTGTCATCATGCTGACCAGCAAGGATGGATTTATCAGCAAAATGAAAGGGAAAATGGCGGGTTCTTCCGCCTATCTCACTAAACCCTTTGATCCTGACAAGATGATTGCCGAGATTAAAAAACATATATAA
- a CDS encoding M3 family oligoendopeptidase encodes MTIELNQQLGTTEVLWDLAALYPGEAGPTIECDMRHCRQMAESLSTETAGKIKDLDTATIKTVVERLEAIDTLLARLEAFAFLRFITQTGDAAASALLQQVEELEAAVGTLTVFFRLEWNRLDAYRVEQHLQQPELHRYAHYLRTLRQFAPYQLSSKEEELLQELRPVGRSAWNVLFEKLLGQLRFGARGRTEEEVLNDLYHPDREVRKNGAAELTEGLRANLHLLTHIFNTLAAEKMIDDRLRRYPSWDSAINLANELERQTVETLVTAVTSRYDIVHRYYRLKKDLLGCEELYDYDRYAPVPGGEEAAIPWNQCRQIVLESFADFSPVMANIAKQFFTDNWIHAPVLQGKRGGAFSHPCVPEAHPYILVNYTGNIRDVSTVAHELGHGVHQYLAAEQGFYNSDTPLVLAETASVFAELLVFKAQIRIMSTPAARRAFICQKLESIFATVFRQVAMNRFEAAMHGGRRHGELSAEQLSTFWLETQRPMFGDSLTLRDDYAIWWAYISHFLGTPGYVYAYAFGELLVLALYGRFIEEGPNFVDQYLMLLRAGGSRSPYELLRPFGIDLNDPAFWFGGLGVVEQMLMEAEQADK; translated from the coding sequence ATGACTATCGAACTCAACCAACAACTGGGCACTACTGAGGTATTGTGGGATTTAGCCGCGCTCTATCCAGGCGAGGCTGGACCTACCATCGAGTGCGATATGCGTCATTGCCGACAGATGGCCGAGAGCTTGTCCACCGAGACAGCGGGCAAGATCAAAGACCTGGACACGGCAACGATCAAGACAGTGGTCGAACGGCTGGAAGCCATCGACACCCTGTTGGCTCGGCTGGAAGCCTTTGCTTTTCTGCGTTTCATCACCCAGACAGGTGACGCCGCCGCTTCGGCACTCCTGCAGCAGGTCGAGGAACTGGAGGCGGCGGTCGGCACATTGACGGTCTTTTTCCGGTTGGAATGGAACAGGCTTGATGCGTACAGGGTGGAGCAACATCTGCAGCAGCCGGAATTGCACCGCTACGCCCATTATTTGCGGACACTCAGGCAGTTTGCTCCGTATCAGCTCAGCAGCAAGGAAGAGGAGTTGCTCCAGGAGCTAAGGCCCGTGGGGCGAAGCGCCTGGAATGTACTTTTTGAAAAATTGCTGGGACAACTACGCTTCGGCGCGCGAGGTCGGACCGAAGAAGAAGTGTTGAACGATCTTTATCATCCAGACCGCGAGGTACGGAAAAACGGTGCCGCGGAATTGACCGAGGGGCTTCGGGCCAATTTGCATCTCCTCACCCATATTTTTAACACCTTGGCGGCGGAAAAGATGATTGACGACCGACTCCGCCGCTATCCCTCCTGGGACAGCGCCATCAATCTGGCCAACGAGCTGGAAAGACAGACGGTCGAAACATTGGTGACGGCCGTGACCAGTCGCTACGACATTGTCCACCGGTATTATCGCCTGAAGAAAGATCTGCTCGGCTGCGAGGAACTCTACGATTACGATCGTTACGCTCCGGTACCTGGAGGCGAGGAGGCAGCCATACCTTGGAACCAGTGCCGGCAGATCGTTCTCGAATCCTTTGCCGATTTTTCACCAGTGATGGCAAATATTGCCAAGCAATTTTTCACCGACAACTGGATTCACGCACCTGTTCTCCAGGGCAAGCGGGGCGGTGCCTTTTCCCATCCCTGCGTCCCGGAAGCCCATCCGTATATTTTGGTCAACTACACAGGGAACATCCGAGATGTCTCCACCGTCGCCCATGAGCTCGGTCATGGGGTGCATCAGTATCTGGCCGCTGAACAGGGATTCTACAATAGCGATACGCCGCTCGTGCTGGCCGAAACCGCCTCGGTCTTTGCCGAATTGCTGGTTTTTAAGGCCCAGATACGGATCATGTCCACCCCTGCTGCTCGTCGTGCATTCATTTGTCAAAAACTGGAGTCGATCTTTGCCACCGTATTCCGGCAAGTGGCCATGAATCGTTTTGAGGCGGCGATGCATGGAGGACGACGGCACGGCGAGTTATCGGCCGAGCAACTCTCCACTTTTTGGTTGGAAACACAACGACCCATGTTTGGCGATTCGCTCACCCTGCGCGACGATTATGCCATCTGGTGGGCATATATTTCCCATTTTCTTGGCACTCCCGGCTATGTCTACGCCTATGCCTTCGGCGAGCTCTTGGTGTTGGCCCTGTATGGCCGCTTTATCGAGGAAGGCCCGAATTTTGTCGATCAGTACCTGATGTTGCTTCGGGCTGGGGGCAGCCGTTCGCCCTATGAACTCCTGCGGCCTTTTGGAATTGATCTCAATGATCCCGCTTTTTGGTTTGGCGGTCTCGGCGTGGTCGAGCAGATGTTGATGGAGGCGGAGCAGGCTGACAAATAG
- the trpA gene encoding tryptophan synthase subunit alpha, translating to MSVDLQQELKKRLQGKPILLMTHLVLGYPSLEINRAVIDQMAANGVDCIELQIPFSEPIADGPVILRASQQSLDQGISVEACLRFGQEMALAYPDVKFLFMTYYNIIFKHGEETFLQRTRDIGFCGTIVPDLPPEEGQSYLAASKRLGLAPIQFFTPTSSDDRMRAVAAQGAGFVYCVARRGVTGQQTTFDHGLDQYLARCRRATDLPLAVGFGISNREDVDMLTGKADMAVIGTATIKLVDSQGPAAVGPFIAGLLR from the coding sequence GTGAGCGTGGATTTACAACAAGAACTGAAAAAACGCCTGCAAGGAAAACCAATCCTGCTGATGACCCATCTGGTGCTCGGGTACCCCTCGTTGGAGATCAACCGTGCGGTCATCGATCAGATGGCGGCGAACGGGGTGGATTGCATTGAACTGCAGATCCCTTTTTCCGAACCCATTGCCGACGGCCCAGTGATCCTCCGGGCCAGCCAGCAGAGCCTGGATCAGGGGATTAGCGTGGAGGCCTGTTTGCGTTTTGGTCAGGAGATGGCTTTGGCCTATCCCGACGTCAAGTTTCTCTTCATGACCTACTACAACATCATCTTCAAGCATGGCGAGGAAACCTTTCTCCAGAGAACCCGGGATATTGGTTTCTGTGGGACCATTGTTCCCGATCTGCCGCCGGAAGAGGGGCAGTCCTATTTGGCCGCCAGCAAACGCTTGGGATTGGCGCCCATCCAGTTTTTTACTCCTACTTCCAGTGATGATCGGATGCGAGCGGTCGCGGCTCAGGGCGCAGGATTTGTCTACTGCGTGGCCCGTCGTGGTGTCACTGGACAACAAACCACTTTTGACCATGGCCTCGACCAATACCTGGCTCGTTGTCGTCGAGCCACCGACCTTCCCTTGGCGGTGGGGTTTGGGATCAGCAACCGTGAAGATGTGGACATGCTCACCGGTAAGGCCGACATGGCGGTGATCGGCACGGCGACCATCAAACTGGTTGACTCCCAAGGCCCAGCGGCGGTCGGACCGTTTATTGCTGGATTGTTGAGGTGA